One genomic segment of Brassica napus cultivar Da-Ae chromosome A3, Da-Ae, whole genome shotgun sequence includes these proteins:
- the LOC106451211 gene encoding FCS-Like Zinc finger 8-like yields MLKKRSRSMQTLMANTNQKQSKTTPFPRLFTAFTSFKSFTENDAVASPTSILDTKPFSVLKNPFGPDSPKTHEPEIRLKLEPKRIGLALVDTLIKEEPGLSRPRSSSILFGSQIRIRVPDYPRSSADFGTKTKNSPTSPPPEETKISVPGSGLGSARIFTGYFSTSDMELSEDYTCVTCHGPNPRTIHIFDNCIVESKPGVVFFRRSDPVHESYHLPPDSFLSTCCNCKKNLGPRDDIFIYRGDRAFCSSECRSLEMMSEENDF; encoded by the exons ATGCTGAAGAAGAGATCGAGAAGCATGCAAACATTAATGGCGAATACGAACCAGAAACAGAGTAAAACGACGCCGTTCCCACGGCTATTCACAGCTTTCACCAGCTTCAAAAGCTTCACCGAAAACGACGCCGTAGCCAGCCCAACCTCTATCCTCGACACCAAacctttctctgttttgaaaaaCCCTTTCGGACCCGACAGCCCGAAAACCCACGAACCCGAGATCCGGCTCAAGCTCGAACCCAAAAGAATCGGACTCGCCCTTGTCGATACTCTCATCAAAGAAGAACCCGGACTCTCCCGACCAAGATCCAGCTCCATTCTATTCGGGTCACAGATCCGGATCCGGGTCCCGGACTATCCACGATCCTCGGCGGATTTCGGgaccaaaacaaaaaactctCCTACCTCCCCTCCGCCGGAAGAGACGAAGATATCGGTCCCCGGGTCGGGTCTCGGGTCGGCCCGAATCTTCACGGGATATTTCTCGACCAGCGATATGGAACTATCGGAGGACTACACGTGCGTGACGTGTCATGGGCCTAACCCGAGAACGATCCATATATTCGACAACTGCATCGTTGAGAGCAAACCCGGCGTCGTTTTCTTCCGGAGGTCCGACCCGGTTCACGAATCGTATCATTTACCACCCGACAGCTTTCTCAGTACCTGCTGTAACTGTAAGAAGAATCTTGGCCCTCGTGATGACATTTTCATATATAG GGGAGACAGAGCTTTCTGTAGCAGCGAATGCAGGTCTCTGGAGATGATGTCGGAGGAAAATGACTTTTAG
- the LOC106423457 gene encoding non-specific lipid transfer protein GPI-anchored 5 isoform X1 has protein sequence MGLMLLTIFMAVMPSTRVSAQSSCTSVLISMAPCLNYITGNTTSPSQQCCSQLSSVVQSSPDCLCQALNGGRSQLGLNINQTQALALPRACNVQTPPISRCNGGGSNADSPADSPKSSGPGNGSKTVPVGEGDGSSSDGSSIKFSYPLLAFLIAASYMAVFLKY, from the exons ATGGGTTTAATGTTGCTTACAATTTTCATGGCTGTGATGCCTTCTACAAGAGTCTCTGCTCAGTCAAGTTGCACGAGCGTGTTGATCAGCATGGCACCATGTCTCAACTACATAACCGGAAACACTACCTCTCCTTCTCAGCAATGCTGCAGCCAGTTGAGTAGCGTAGTTCAGTCTTCTCCTGACTGTTTGTGTCAAGCCCTCAATGGTGGAAGATCTCAGCTTGGGCTCAACATTAACCAAACACAGGCTCTTGCTTTGCCAAGGGCTTGTAATGTTCAGACTCCTCCTATCAGTCGCTGTAACG GTGGTGGTTCTAATGCTGACTCTCCTGCAGATTCACCAAAATCTTCAG GACCAGGAAATGGATCGAAAACCGTACCAGtaggagaaggagatggatcaTCGTCTGATGGAAGCTCTATCAAGTTCTCATATCCTCTTCTTGCCTTCCTTATTGCGGCTTCCTACATGGCAGTCTTCTTGAAATACTGA
- the LOC106423457 gene encoding non-specific lipid transfer protein GPI-anchored 5 isoform X2 yields the protein MGLMLLTIFMAVMPSTRVSAQSSCTSVLISMAPCLNYITGNTTSPSQQCCSQLSSVVQSSPDCLCQALNGGRSQLGLNINQTQALALPRACNVQTPPISRCNGGGSNADSPADSPKSSGNGSKTVPVGEGDGSSSDGSSIKFSYPLLAFLIAASYMAVFLKY from the exons ATGGGTTTAATGTTGCTTACAATTTTCATGGCTGTGATGCCTTCTACAAGAGTCTCTGCTCAGTCAAGTTGCACGAGCGTGTTGATCAGCATGGCACCATGTCTCAACTACATAACCGGAAACACTACCTCTCCTTCTCAGCAATGCTGCAGCCAGTTGAGTAGCGTAGTTCAGTCTTCTCCTGACTGTTTGTGTCAAGCCCTCAATGGTGGAAGATCTCAGCTTGGGCTCAACATTAACCAAACACAGGCTCTTGCTTTGCCAAGGGCTTGTAATGTTCAGACTCCTCCTATCAGTCGCTGTAACG GTGGTGGTTCTAATGCTGACTCTCCTGCAGATTCACCAAAATCTTCAG GAAATGGATCGAAAACCGTACCAGtaggagaaggagatggatcaTCGTCTGATGGAAGCTCTATCAAGTTCTCATATCCTCTTCTTGCCTTCCTTATTGCGGCTTCCTACATGGCAGTCTTCTTGAAATACTGA
- the LOC106423495 gene encoding non-specific lipid transfer protein GPI-anchored 20, protein MSKIPVITIVVALLAVLALPVRSQQPPLSQCTPSMMTTVGPCMSILTNSSTNGTSPSSDCCNSLRSLTTGGMGCLCLIVTGSVPFNIPINRTTAVSLPRACNMPRVPLQCNANIAPAAAPGPAGTFGPAMSPSPATTPVVPEPTPAAQTPQSDTTRPFTPTVDGAAPTSDDGGSTSRPSVTPSSSYALSPSLLFLVVSLVALKFY, encoded by the exons ATGTCGAAGATCCCGGTTATAACCATTGTCGTGGCCTTACTCGCAGTGCTAGCTTTGCCGGTTCGCAGCCAGCAACCGCCGCTTAGCCAATGTACGCCGTCTATGATGACCACCGTGGGTCCTTGTATGAGCATTTTAACTAACAGCAGTACCAACGGAACTTCACCTTCCTCTGATTGTTGTAACTCGTTGAGGTCTTTAACTACGGGAGGAATGGGCTGTCTCTGTCTTATTGTCACCGGAAGTGTTCCTTTTAATATTCCGATTAACCGTACAACCGCAGTCTCTCTTCCACGTGCTTGTAACATGCCTAGAGTTCCTCTTCAATGCAACGCCAACATTGCTCCAGCTGCTGCTCCTG gACCTGCTGGTACATTTGGACCGGCCATGTCTCCAAGTCCAGCAACAACTCCAGTTGTTCCAGAGCCTACTCCAGCAGCTCAGACACCACAGTCTGATACAACCAGACCTTTTACACCAACCGTGGACGGTGCTGCTCCTACGTCTGATGATGGAGGAAGCACCAGTCGACCATCTGTTACTCCTTCGTCCTCCTACGCTCTCTCACCATCCCTTCTCTTCCTTGTTGTCAGCCTCGTAGCTCTCAAATTCTACTGA